From a single Theropithecus gelada isolate Dixy chromosome 8, Tgel_1.0, whole genome shotgun sequence genomic region:
- the GOT1L1 gene encoding putative aspartate aminotransferase, cytoplasmic 2, translated as MPTLSVFMDVPLAHKLEGSLLKTYKQDDCPNKMFLAYRVCMTNEGHPWISLVVQKTRLQISQDPSLDYEYLPTMGLKSFIQASLELLFGKHSQAIVENRVAGVHTVGDSGAFQLGVQFLRAWHKDARIVYIISSQKELHGLVFQDMGFTVCEYSIWDPKKLCVDPDILLNVVEQIPHGCVLVIGNIIDCKLTPTGWAKLVSMIKSKQIFPFFDIPCQGLYTGDLEEDTRILQYFVSQGFEFFCSQSLSKNFGIYDEGVGILVVVAVNNQQLLGVLSQLKGLAEALWLNPPNTGARIITSILCNPALLAEWKQSLKEVVENIMLTKEKVKEKLRLLGTPGSWGHITEQSGTHGYLGLNSQQVEYLVRKKHIYIPKNSQINFSCINANNINYITEGINEAVLLSEGSEICLPKEKKS; from the exons ATGCCCACCCTTTCAGTGTTCATGGATGTGCCCCTTGCTCACAAGCTAGAGGGCAGCTTGTTAAAGACCTACAAACAAGATGATTGCCCAAACAAGATGTTCTTAGCCTATAGAG TCTGCATGACAAATGAAGGCCATCCCTGGATTTCTCTCGTGGTGCAGAAGACCCGACTACAGATTTCACAGGATCCCTCCCTGGATTATGAGTACTTGCCCACCATGGGCCTGAAATCATTCATCCAGGCCTCTCTAGAACTCCTCTTTGGAAAGCACAGCCAAGCCATTGTGGAGAACCGG GTAGCGGGTGTACATACTGTTGGTGACAGTGGTGCCTTCCAGCTTGGGGTCCAGTTTCTCAGAGCTTGGCATAAGGATGCTCGTATAGTTTACATCATCTCTTCTCAAAAAG AACTGCATGGACTCGTCTTCCAGGACATGGGCTTTACAGTTTGTGAATACTCCATCTGGGACCCCAAGAAGCTATGCGTGGACCCCGACATACTCCTCAATGTGGTGGAG CAGATCCCACATGGCTGTGTCCTTGTGATTGGGAACATTATCGACTGCAAGTTGACACCAACTGGGTGGGCAAAGTTGGTGTCCATGATAAAG AGCAAGCAGATATTCCCATTTTTTGATATTCCCTGTCAAGGTTTATACACCGGTGACTTGGAAGAAGATACTAGAATCTTACAATACTTTGTGTCTCAAGGCTTTGAGTTCTTCTGCAGCCAGTCTCTGTCCAAGAATTTTGGCATTTATG ATGAAGGAGTGGGGATCCTAGTGGTGGTGGCAGTCAACAACCAGCAGCTGCTGGGTGTCCTCTCCCAGCTGAAGGGATTAGCTGAGGCCCTGTGGCTAAATCCTCCCAACACGGGTGCACGCATAATCACCTCCATCCTCTGCAACCCTGCTCTGCTGGCAGAATG GAAGCAGAGTCTAAAAGAAGTTGTAGAGAACATCATGCTAACCAAggaaaaagtgaaggagaaactcCGGCTCCTGGGAACCCCTGGGTCCTGGGGTCACATCACTGAGCAGAGTGGGACCCATGGCTATCTTGGACTCAACT CCCAGCAGGTGGAATACCTGGTCAGGAAGAAGCACATCTACATCCCCAAGAACAGTCAGATTAACTTCAGCTGCATCAATGCCAACAACATAAATTACATCACTGAAGGCATCAATGAGGCTGTCCTCCTCTCAGAGGGCTCAGAGATATgtcttccaaaggaaaaaaaatcctga